One window of the Deltaproteobacteria bacterium genome contains the following:
- a CDS encoding iron ABC transporter permease, whose translation MVVLSVALLLWLVLVPLGTLIIFSLRLGNPWEPGGFTVEHYLTAYSTPQTYSMFFNTALLAGFSTVISVGLATLFAFLTERTDMPFRNVAWGLILVPMAIPGLLFAVSWTFLLSPQIGLFNVWMRDVLGWFGVEVASGPLNIYSLWGMVLLEGLRGVTTTFLIMVGAFRAMDPSLEEAARVAGASGRRTFFGIFLPLLTPAIFGATMYSFMTHLESLEIPLIIGLPARIHVFPTYIYFTTQRFTPPEYGLAAALGASFLLVSILLVYAYRYAMRQEGRFVTITGKGYRPRLMPLGRWRYVAFGAFFAYFALTIAAPSFVLLWSSLLPVYMTPSWELLPDLSLQHYRDILTDSDVWDATRNTIVVALGAATLTMLLSLVAAWVVIRKRFRGRTFLDAVTFLPHALPGVIIALAFMFLYLQPPLDGLGLYGTVWIIVLGLTVSYIAFGGRAMSGALAQVHAELEEASHVSGAKWLTLMRRIVLPLVLPAFIGGWIWVASHALRNFSVPLILATRENWVLSVIMWRTWEDGDPGQTSALGVLLIIALALLTVGGRWLVARMNRRQES comes from the coding sequence GTGGTCGTGCTGAGCGTTGCGCTGCTCCTTTGGCTCGTGCTCGTGCCTCTGGGCACGCTCATCATCTTCAGCCTTAGGCTTGGCAATCCCTGGGAACCCGGCGGCTTCACCGTCGAGCACTACCTCACCGCCTATTCGACGCCGCAGACCTACTCGATGTTCTTCAACACGGCGTTGCTGGCCGGGTTCAGCACGGTCATCTCCGTCGGCTTGGCGACCCTCTTCGCGTTCCTCACGGAGCGCACCGACATGCCGTTCCGCAACGTCGCCTGGGGGCTGATATTGGTGCCCATGGCGATACCCGGACTGCTCTTCGCCGTGTCGTGGACGTTTCTCCTGTCACCGCAGATCGGCCTCTTCAACGTGTGGATGCGGGACGTGCTGGGATGGTTCGGGGTGGAGGTCGCCAGCGGGCCGCTGAACATCTATAGCCTGTGGGGCATGGTCCTGCTGGAGGGCCTGCGCGGCGTCACCACCACGTTCCTGATCATGGTGGGGGCGTTCAGGGCCATGGACCCGAGCCTGGAGGAGGCGGCGCGGGTCGCCGGCGCCTCGGGCCGCCGGACCTTTTTCGGCATTTTCCTCCCGCTGCTGACCCCGGCCATCTTCGGCGCCACCATGTACAGCTTCATGACCCACCTGGAGTCGCTGGAGATCCCGCTGATCATCGGCCTGCCGGCGCGCATCCACGTGTTCCCGACCTATATCTATTTCACCACGCAGCGCTTCACGCCCCCCGAGTACGGTTTGGCCGCAGCCCTCGGCGCGAGCTTCCTGCTGGTCAGCATCCTGCTGGTGTACGCCTACCGCTACGCCATGCGGCAGGAAGGGCGCTTCGTCACCATCACCGGCAAGGGCTACCGTCCGCGCCTCATGCCGCTGGGCAGGTGGCGCTACGTGGCGTTCGGCGCCTTTTTCGCGTACTTCGCCCTGACCATCGCGGCGCCCAGCTTCGTGCTGCTCTGGAGCTCGCTGCTGCCGGTGTACATGACGCCTTCCTGGGAGCTGTTGCCCGACCTGTCGCTGCAGCACTACCGCGACATCCTGACCGACAGCGACGTCTGGGACGCCACGCGCAACACCATCGTGGTGGCCCTGGGCGCGGCCACCTTGACCATGCTGCTTTCCCTGGTGGCGGCATGGGTCGTCATCCGCAAGCGGTTCCGGGGACGGACGTTTCTCGATGCGGTCACGTTCCTGCCCCACGCGCTGCCCGGCGTGATCATCGCCCTGGCGTTCATGTTCCTCTATCTCCAACCACCCCTCGACGGGCTGGGCCTATACGGCACCGTGTGGATCATCGTCCTGGGGCTGACCGTGAGCTACATTGCCTTCGGCGGACGCGCCATGAGCGGTGCGCTGGCCCAGGTGCACGCGGAGCTGGAGGAGGCGAGCCATGTGTCGGGCGCGAAGTGGCTCACTCTCATGCGGCGCATCGTCCTGCCCCTTGTGCTGCCCGCGTTCATCGGCGGCTGGATCTGGGTGGCCTCGCATGCCCTTCGGAACTTCTCCGTGCCGTTGATCCTGGCCACGCGCGAGAACTGGGTGCTGTCCGTGATCATGTGGCGCACCTGGGAGGACGGCGACCCGGGGCAGACCTCGGCGTTGGGGGTATTGTTGATCATCGCGCTGGCGCTGCTGACGGTGGGCGGGCGCTGGCTGGTGGCGCGCATGAACCGGCGGCAGGAGTCGTGA
- a CDS encoding molybdopterin biosynthesis protein, whose translation MARKRYLKKTPLEDARALFLSRVDETLLEDETVAVAGALHRVTAEPVFAKMSSPHYHGSAMDGICVRAEDTFGATEFTPRELRLLADEGDPQGRFAYLDTGQPLPSWANAVIMIENVRETGGATVSIDQAATPWQNVRLVGEDVVATELLLPRNHRLRPYDLGAILAAGHTTVRVKARPRVAVIPTGDEITVPGDAARPGEIIDFNSTVLGGMVTESGGTPAVFAAVPDDPALLRQALAEALKDHHIVALIAGSSAGAHDFTAEVVDDAGELLVHGIEVMPGKPAVLGVAGGKPVIGIPGYPVSAIVIAREILQPALARLLGAGAASPPKVRAVAPRKIPSRLGLEEFVRVTLGRVEKRLVAVPLARGAGVISTMVRADGFLRIPGMVEGINAGEEVDVELLRAPDEVEHTILCTGSHDLSISVLEDQLKRRDPRLKIADANVGSLGGLHAIRRGETHMAGTHLLDPDTGSYNVPDIQRVLPSVPVVLVHCVKRRQGLLVPRGNPMGLSGIADLGRPDLRFVNRQPGSGTRVLLDFELARLGVDPAAIQGYEHEEFTHMAVAVAVASGLADTGLGILSAAEALGLDFIPVGDEQYDLLLLRSFHESPAGATLLAVLRSGEFRDAMESLGGYDTSAAGEVLYEQG comes from the coding sequence ATGGCGCGGAAACGGTACCTAAAGAAGACTCCACTGGAGGACGCACGTGCCCTCTTCCTGAGCCGCGTCGACGAAACCCTGCTGGAGGACGAGACGGTGGCGGTGGCCGGCGCGCTCCACCGGGTCACCGCCGAGCCGGTGTTCGCGAAGATGTCCTCGCCGCACTACCACGGCTCGGCCATGGACGGCATCTGCGTACGCGCGGAAGACACCTTCGGAGCGACGGAGTTCACCCCGCGCGAGCTGCGGTTGCTCGCGGACGAGGGGGATCCGCAAGGCCGGTTCGCCTACCTGGACACCGGCCAGCCTTTGCCGTCCTGGGCCAATGCGGTGATCATGATCGAGAACGTGCGCGAGACCGGCGGCGCCACCGTGTCCATCGATCAGGCGGCGACCCCGTGGCAGAACGTACGGCTGGTGGGAGAGGACGTGGTGGCCACCGAGCTGCTGCTGCCGCGCAACCACCGGCTGCGGCCCTACGACCTCGGCGCCATCCTGGCGGCCGGCCATACCACTGTACGCGTCAAGGCGCGCCCGCGGGTGGCCGTCATCCCAACCGGCGACGAGATCACCGTACCGGGAGACGCGGCGCGGCCAGGTGAGATCATCGACTTCAACTCCACGGTGCTGGGGGGCATGGTGACGGAGTCCGGCGGCACGCCGGCGGTCTTTGCCGCGGTCCCCGACGACCCCGCGCTACTGAGACAGGCCCTCGCTGAAGCGTTGAAGGACCACCACATCGTAGCGCTCATCGCCGGCTCCTCCGCCGGCGCGCACGACTTCACCGCCGAGGTGGTGGACGACGCGGGCGAGCTTCTGGTGCACGGCATCGAAGTCATGCCCGGGAAGCCGGCCGTGCTGGGAGTGGCCGGCGGCAAGCCCGTCATCGGCATTCCCGGCTATCCGGTATCGGCCATCGTCATCGCCCGTGAGATCCTGCAGCCCGCGCTCGCACGGCTGCTGGGCGCGGGCGCGGCATCCCCTCCTAAGGTACGCGCCGTGGCGCCGCGCAAGATCCCCTCCAGGCTCGGGCTGGAGGAATTCGTCCGCGTGACCCTGGGGCGGGTGGAGAAACGGCTGGTGGCCGTGCCGCTGGCGCGCGGCGCCGGCGTCATCAGCACCATGGTGCGCGCCGACGGATTCCTGCGCATACCGGGTATGGTGGAAGGGATCAACGCCGGCGAGGAGGTCGACGTCGAATTGCTGCGCGCGCCGGACGAAGTGGAGCACACCATCCTGTGCACCGGCAGCCACGACCTCTCCATCAGCGTGCTGGAAGACCAGCTCAAGCGCCGCGATCCGCGCCTCAAGATCGCCGACGCCAACGTCGGCAGCCTGGGGGGACTGCACGCCATCCGCCGCGGCGAGACCCACATGGCCGGCACCCACCTGCTGGACCCCGATACCGGCAGCTACAACGTCCCGGACATCCAGCGGGTGTTGCCGAGCGTGCCCGTCGTGCTCGTGCACTGCGTCAAGCGCCGCCAGGGCCTGCTGGTGCCGCGCGGCAATCCCATGGGACTGTCGGGCATCGCCGACCTGGGAAGACCCGACCTGCGCTTCGTCAACCGCCAGCCCGGCTCCGGCACCCGGGTGCTGCTGGACTTCGAGCTGGCGCGTCTCGGCGTGGACCCGGCCGCGATACAGGGGTACGAGCACGAGGAGTTCACCCACATGGCGGTAGCCGTGGCGGTGGCCAGCGGCCTCGCGGACACCGGCCTGGGCATCCTTTCCGCGGCCGAGGCGCTGGGGCTCGACTTCATCCCGGTGGGCGACGAGCAGTACGACCTGCTGCTGCTGCGGTCGTTCCACGAATCGCCTGCAGGCGCCACCCTGCTGGCGGTGCTCAGGTCCGGGGAGTTCAGGGATGCGATGGAGTCCCTCGGCGGCTATGACACCAGCGCCGCCGGAGAAGTGCTCTACGAGCAGGGGTAG